The DNA segment tcacctttggtccccaacttttcaaaattacactcttagtccctgtggtttgacaagttgttacacGAATAGTCCCCAAAGATATGAAGGTTAGTTTTTTCTGGTTAAGTaggtgtgaaatgacaaggactatccgagtaacaacttgtcaaaccacagggactatccgagtaacaacttgtcaaaccacagggactatccgagtaaccttcatccgctttagggactatccgagtaacaacttgtcaaaccacagggattaagagtgtaattctgaaaagttggggactaaaggtgaaatttcaccaaaccacggggactatccgtgcattttactcataGCAAAATAACAACCTTTTTCTAAAACAAATTCCATTAATGATATTAAATGCTCATAGAGACATGGGATaatctttcaaaaaaaattgttatTATACATAATTATCACAAGAAACATAATATTGCTTACCATAACTAAACATTTAATGATGAAAATAGCTTTAAATGTTATTTACAATACAATttctattaaataaataaaagattatTATTTCAATTAATCAAAAGCATTAGCTTCAATTTCGGAACGTACAAGGGTAGCATAAACACCATCATAATGACTGGCCATGAGTGTGTCATGAGTTCCATATTCAGACACTTTACCATCTTGGACCACCGCTATAACGGTGGCTTCTCTAATGGTGGAGAGGCGGTGGGCCACGACAATGGTAGTGGTGTGTTTGATGATCTTCCTTAGTGCTTCTTGAACATGCTTCTCGGATTCCAAATCTAGTGCACTTGTGGCCTCGTCGAGTAATAACACCTTTGGTTTCTTCACTATAGCTCGTGCTATTGCTATCCTCTGTTTCTGACCTCCTGATAGTTGAATCCCACTCTCACCAACCTAAAAAGAAATCATACAACATAATTAGTTGAAACAAAAAGAAATCTAATGTTTGGATGTGTTTTTGCAATTGCTACATCATCTATGTGTTAATCGGACACTAGCCACCATATGGGCCAATGGGCCATACAACAAGGCGATACTGGCAGGGGAGGAGCTTAGAGGAGGCCGGACCGGGCCTCTGGCCCGTGCGGTTTTTTCGTCTAGTAGTGTTAAATTTCAGGTTTTCGagaatttttttaaatgtgtattGGTTCGGCCCAGGCTGATTTTATCTCCAAAAAACATCGGCCCATGCTGAGTTTTAGGTCAAGATCCGCCACTGGATACTGGGTCATACAAGCCTTATGAGAGAGTTAAGCTAGCTATACGACCCGTATGTGAGGGTGTTTCTCCCACATCATACGGCCAGTATGACTAGACAAGAAATGACTGACGTGACAAGTGATATGACCCATACGACCCGTATTAATCTAACGAATTCTCTTTGATTCAAAGGCTCCTGATATCAGTACATCATTGTTGTGTTAACAAGACACGAGTCCCCATACATGCCGTATAGCAAGGGGATTATGGGTCATAAGGATGCGACCCGTATGAGAAGGTGTTTCCCCACATCATATGGGCGTATGACACTATGACCGACAATAAATTACTGATGTGACAAGTGATATAACCCATACGAACCATCTGAAACCTAAAAGATTTACATACCTCAGTTTCATAACCTTGAGGGAGTCCACAAATAAAATTATGAATATGAGCTTCTTTAGCAGCTTCTTCGACCTCTGACCACGAAGCATTCGGGTTCCCAAATCTAATATTCTCCCGAATCGTACCAGCAAACAATGCAGGCTCCTGACTCACCAAACCCATTTGCATCCGGAGCCATTTCACATCAAGATCCCTCAAATCCACCCCACCCATCAACACCCTTCCTCGAATCGGATCATAAAACCGTTGCAACAACCATATAACCGTCGATTTCCCGGACCCACTTCCACCCACAACTGCCACAAAGGTCCCACCTTTCACCTTCAAACAAAAATCTTTCAACACACCCACATCAGGCCTTGATGGGTAAGCAAAACTCACCATCTTAAACTCCAAATCAAACGCCTTTGATCCCTCAATTCTTGACCCTTTTCCTCTAATTAACGGAACCCGGTTCAAGATTTCGAAAACGTTCGGAATTGCAGAAGATGCCATTGAAGTATCTGGAGCAAGTCCCGCCAATTGACCAACTGAAAACGAACTCAAAACCAGAATCAAGAAAATCTTGTACACATCTCCAAATTGGGTGTACCCTGTTTTCACAAGGTGGGCCCCAAAGAACAAAACTAGAGTGTAAGCTGAGTACATTGCGCCTTGTGATAACCCTAATGCGATTCCTGTGATTTGTGATCTTTTTATGGAAGTTGATTTGGGTTTGGATAAAGATTGGTTGAAAGATTGGACAATCTTTTCTTGGGTTGCAAATGTTGCTACTGTTCTGATGTTTGATACTGCACCAGATGCTATGGTACTTGCTTTGTCGTAAAAACGGTTGTCGAGGTTCGAACCGAGGTTGACTATTAAGCTGAAGTAGCTAGCTCCGAGCGTGAACGGTGTGACCAAAGTAGCCAAAACGGCTAGCCTCCATTGGATGTAAAAGGAGACGGTAAGACCGACAGCGGCTGAGCTTAAACCCATGAACAGAACAGAGTATCTGTCGCCAAGGATTGACCGAAAGGTTGTGCAGTCGATGGATAGTTTCGAGACAAGTGACCCGCTTGAGTTCTGGTCCTGGTCAAACCAACCGGGCTCTTGATTTAGTATAGAACGAAAGAGGGAATTGCGAACCCGTTTGGTGAGTTTAGTACCAGCCCAGCCACAGAACCCTTGTTGCCCTGTCATGGTTAGAATGCACCCGAACCCGAGCCCGGCTATTGCCAGACAGATGTACCCGACATCCTTTTTTAACTTAGATTTGTCGGGATTAAAATAGACTTTAAGCGCTTGTCCTAGAAGTAATGGAAATAGTGAGAGGATTACACCTGCGAGCATACCGAAGATTAAACCAAGAAGCAAAAGACCAGCTTCCGGTTTTTGTAACTTCCATACTTGACTAATCTTGTATGATTTCACTTTGGTCAACTTTTCTGGTTCTAATCGGTTCACCTCGTGAACGGATTTCATGTACCCGGATACTGATATGTCATATACATGATTTTGTTTCAGAAGATCGAAATTACCAGATGTTTCTTGGTTTACGCCTGTTTTACCCTGTTTGGATACAGGGTCGTTTGACGATATAGCTTCGGATGCAAGTTTAATCAACGAATAGTAGGCTCCTTGTTGTGCCACGAGCTTATTATGGTCACCTGTTTCAACAACAGATCCTTGCTCAAGAACAACGATTGTTTCTGCGTTCTTGACAGTTGCCAGCCTGTGAGCAATGACGATTGTCGTTCTCCCTTTCGAGATTCCGTCAATCGCTTGTTGAACAAGCGACTCTGACGTGGGGTCCAAGGCACTTGTGGGTTCATCTAAAAGAAGGATCTTGGGATCTTTGATCATTGCACGAGCTAACGCAATGCGTTGCTTCTGACCCCCTGACAATTGGGTTCCTTTCTCCCCCACCTGTTACATAAAGTTATTTACTTTGATCATCCAACCTCTAATAAgcatgggcgaagcttttaaggggcgggagggggcggccaaccccccgaacttttcacccagtagtggagagtatgtagttttcgtatataaaTTTATGGGTacatacgttttcgaccccccggttttatagaaatttttaggccCGGTgacttccccccccccccccccggtcggaaatctcaagatTCGCCACTGCTAATAAGCGGTTTAAAAACGCAACAATGAAAATGTTATGAACCTGGGTATCATAGCCTTGTGGTAGGTCACTGATGAATTTATGTGCATTCACAGCAATGCAAGCATCAATGGCTTCTTTCTTTGTCGCATTCTCTTTCCCCATTAAAATATTTTCGAGAATCGTGTCCGCAAAGAGGACCGGCTCTTGACCCACCATCCCCATCTGACTTCTTAGCCATTTCACTTGTAAACTCCTTATATCTTGACCATCAAGCAATATCAACCCTATGAAAAAAAATATACACCATATAATGATCCAAACGCGAAAAATGTGTTGGACCGTGtaccgaccctaaacagtcagttgagatagttcatcttcacgtataaaggcggaatcaatatatgcgaagtaacacagcttttccttttcaattccttctcttctATTGCTTTCTAAAGtgaatttgacagagtttcacaCCTAGAACACACACACAGTTTCGCTTCAAAGTACATCAACAACCCACAGTGTTTCGCTTCAAGTGACTATTTATAGTCTATGTGGTTccgcttatacggcatgtccgtataagcgaaactatctccTAAACCACACAAGCGAAACCtttttgacacataagcgaaaccttttgTTCAACCAAGCGAAACCTTTATATAAAACCTAATTTTGACATtctagaccctatgttgacctatcttgacctaagacttcatgtagacgtagtcaacagacattccatgcatcaacaaaaTGTCATATAAGAACCTAGAATAAAGACTAAAGAGCATACCTTCATTAGGATCATAAAATCTCTCTAAAAGAGCAAAGATGGTAGATTTCCCCGCTCCACTAGCACCGACTAGCGCTGAAATTTTTTGAGATGGAATCACCAAATTTAGAGAATTCAGAATCGGGATACTCTTGCGGGACGGGTACGCAAAGGAAACATTTTTGAGCTCCAATCTTCCGCGTACACTCTTAAGTTTTCTTCCTATAGTGCTATAAGGATCAATGGCTGGGATTCTGTCTATAACTTCAAACACTCTACTAGCTGCTACAGTCCCTTGTGCAAATTGAGCAAAGTATGATAGAGATAACGCCAAACCCCTATAAATAAATTACGTGCATTATGCGCGAATTCAGCAAATGTACATAGCGCGACActaaccattgggtgtcagcccaatggccaccagcccgcattctaacccggaggtggcgggttcgagtcttgctcgttcccaatgcccctacggtagcggatttacccccagactcaggcttgctgggtggcggtctgcgaggtgggatcacctcggcggcggttgggaggaccgtggaatatcccccccccctaCATAGCGCGACACTGCCCTAAAATTAATGTATGATTATGGTTACAAAAAAAATACTTATATGATTATTTAATATATTACCTGCCGCCAACATTGACA comes from the Helianthus annuus cultivar XRQ/B chromosome 4, HanXRQr2.0-SUNRISE, whole genome shotgun sequence genome and includes:
- the LOC110935461 gene encoding ABC transporter B family member 19; this encodes MAESFFEIYRGAGSAASSRPHHTTPVQSPPRSFSSPRTYPFPNSQRTRYKPVPPTTPFASDNDRSWQAEISWQAEPVPANHGNALGAALSPWTIPPSSPSPIKTPGSRVFRQAAKDYYVSGISGGDVSFRNFTNPYYEYSNVLSPGRIELQSHEASHQPPHSTSFIGGYLQSPTFARMGTFTTKKSDEYVVVDEDDDGIEDTVRKNKQDPRWYSVSRAYVDGDNSPRNGISFRSYDHHDIIHGYDDDGQMSRMSRTPQYFYSYVQEGEDYDDEDEDEVAPQKSVGIFGLFKYSTKLDMFLIIIGCLGALINGGSLPWYSYLFGDFVNKIALDNDKDEMIRDVRKVCVLMAGLAGIVVIGAYLQIACWRLVGERSAHRIRTKYLRAVLRQDVSFFDTDISTSDIMHGISSDVAQIQEVMGDKMAHFIYHIFTFICGYTVGFLKSWKVSLAVFAVTPLTMFCGVAYKAVYVGLATKEVNSYKKAGSIAEQAISCIRTVFSFVAEENVAARYDAVLDESVPVGKKLGFAKGIGIGVIYLVSYSTWALAFWYGSILVSRNELSGGAAIACFFGVNVGGRGLALSLSYFAQFAQGTVAASRVFEVIDRIPAIDPYSTIGRKLKSVRGRLELKNVSFAYPSRKSIPILNSLNLVIPSQKISALVGASGAGKSTIFALLERFYDPNEGLILLDGQDIRSLQVKWLRSQMGMVGQEPVLFADTILENILMGKENATKKEAIDACIAVNAHKFISDLPQGYDTQVGEKGTQLSGGQKQRIALARAMIKDPKILLLDEPTSALDPTSESLVQQAIDGISKGRTTIVIAHRLATVKNAETIVVLEQGSVVETGDHNKLVAQQGAYYSLIKLASEAISSNDPVSKQGKTGVNQETSGNFDLLKQNHVYDISVSGYMKSVHEVNRLEPEKLTKVKSYKISQVWKLQKPEAGLLLLGLIFGMLAGVILSLFPLLLGQALKVYFNPDKSKLKKDVGYICLAIAGLGFGCILTMTGQQGFCGWAGTKLTKRVRNSLFRSILNQEPGWFDQDQNSSGSLVSKLSIDCTTFRSILGDRYSVLFMGLSSAAVGLTVSFYIQWRLAVLATLVTPFTLGASYFSLIVNLGSNLDNRFYDKASTIASGAVSNIRTVATFATQEKIVQSFNQSLSKPKSTSIKRSQITGIALGLSQGAMYSAYTLVLFFGAHLVKTGYTQFGDVYKIFLILVLSSFSVGQLAGLAPDTSMASSAIPNVFEILNRVPLIRGKGSRIEGSKAFDLEFKMVSFAYPSRPDVGVLKDFCLKVKGGTFVAVVGGSGSGKSTVIWLLQRFYDPIRGRVLMGGVDLRDLDVKWLRMQMGLVSQEPALFAGTIRENIRFGNPNASWSEVEEAAKEAHIHNFICGLPQGYETEVGESGIQLSGGQKQRIAIARAIVKKPKVLLLDEATSALDLESEKHVQEALRKIIKHTTTIVVAHRLSTIREATVIAVVQDGKVSEYGTHDTLMASHYDGVYATLVRSEIEANAFD